The Fusobacterium necrophorum subsp. necrophorum genome includes the window CACTGCTTGTGTTGGAGTTGCCGCCCTCACATCCGCTGTAAAATCACTCAACAAAATATCTACTTCATGTCCTACCGCTGAAATAATCGGCTTCTGTGAATGGTAAAAAGCCATAGCGACCTCTTCCTTATTGAAGGCCCACAAATCCTCTATACTTCCCCCACCACGACCTGCAATGATGAAATCAATCTCCGGAATTTGATTCAGAGTTTCAATTCCTGCCACAATTTCCTGTTCTGCTCCAATTCCTTGCACTTTGGCAGAACAGATATAAATTGAAATTCTGGGATCTCGCTTTCGTACGGTTTTCACAATATCATGAATTGCCGCTCCCGTAATGGCAGTAACCACACCGATTGCTTTTGGATATTTTTGCAAAGCTCTTTTGTGTTCCAAAGAAAAATATCCCTCTTCCGCCATTCTCTTTTTCAGTGCTTCCAACTCCGCATATAGTGTTCCCAAACTATTTTGCTTTTCAATTCCTTTGACCAGAAGCTGAAACTCTCCTCGATTCTCATAAAATCCTACATCCGCAAAAATTCTGACTTTTTCTCCTTCCTGCAAATCATTTGGAATGCCTCGCCTTTGATAAGAAAATGCTGCACATTTCACTTGAGAGTTTTCATCTTTCAATTGAAAATACAGATGCCCGCTTTTGTAGTAAGTAACTCCCGAAAGTTCTCCTTCCACTATCATATTTTTAAATTCATAATTTCCTTCCAAGTAACGCTTTACTTTTACAGTTAAGTCACTGACCTTATAAATATATTCCATGTAATCTCCTAAAATGAAAGTAACATTTCTTGCAACCGTTTCATTTCTTCTCGTACTAAAATTGCCTGTTCAAAATCCAATTCTTTTGATAATTTTACTATTTTTTTATGACATTTTGCAATCTCTTTTTCTATTTCTTCTTTACTATGAAACTTTTTCTTGGATTTTTGAGAGAAAGCCTCCTTAGAAATTCCATAATCCAACTGTATTATCTCTTCAGCAATTTCCTTCACAATGCTTTCCGGCTCCAATCCATGCAAAAGATTATAATTTTCTTGGATTCCCCTTCTTCGTTCGGTTTCTTCCATTGCCATAGTCATAGAGTCCGTCATAACATCTCCATACAAAATCACCTTTCCCTCTATATTTCTGGCGGCTCTTCCTATGGTTTGAATCAGAGAACGGCGACTTCGCAAAAAACCTTCTTTATCCGCTTCCAAAATAGCAACCAAAGAAACCTCCGGAATATCCAAGCCCTCTCTTAATAAGTTAATCCCGACTAAAACATCAATTTCTCCTTTTCGAAGAGCCTTGATAATTTCAATTCGATCCAAAGTATCTACATCTGAATGCATATATCGAACTTTCACTCCGAGTTCCTCATAGTATTCCGTCAATTCCTCTGCCATTTTCTTTGTCAGTGTCGTAACCAAAACTCTTTGTTTTTTCAACATTCTTTTATGAATTTCTTCGAGTAAATCATCTACTTGACCTTTCGTAGAACGTACTTCAATCAAAGGATCTAAAATTCCGGTCGGACGGATTAACTGTTCTACAATCGCGGAGCCTGCCTGTTTTATTTCATAATCTCCCGGTGTCGCCGATACATAGATGGTCTGCCCCGTTCTCTCTCGAAACTCCTCAAACTGCAATGGTCTATTGTCCAAAGCCGCTTTCAAGCGAAAGCCATTTTCCACCAAAGCTGTTTTTCTTGAAATATCTCCGTTATACATTCCCCGAATTTGAGGAACTCCCACATGAGACTCATCTAAAACCAGCAAAAAGTTTTCCGGAAAATAGTCCAACAGAGTATTTGGTGTTTCTCCCGGTAATTTTCCCGCCAAATATCTTGCATAATTTTCAATTCCTTTACAATAACCAATTTCTTTTATCATCTCAATATCATAATCCACTCTCTGTTGCAATCTTTGAGCTTCCAACAATTTTCCGACTTTTTGAAATTCTTTTACCTCTCGTGTCTGATCTTCTCGAATTTCAGAAATAATTCTTTCCAAATTTTCTTCTTCTGTAATATATTGTGTTGCTGCATAAATCACAATTCTTTCTAAATTTTTTTTAATTTTTTCTCCCGTCAAAGTATGGATTTCAGAAATGGCTTCTAAATCATCTCCCCAAAATTCCAAGCGATAACCCGTTTCCAAGTAACTTGGATAAATATCAATGACATCTCCTTTGACTCGGAAGCTTCCGCGAATAAAATTTATATCATTTCTTTCATAACGTAAAGCAATCAATCTCTCTATCAACTTTGCTCTCAAAATTCCCGTCTTTAAATCAATGGGAATGGTCATCTTTTTATAAATTTCGGGAGAACCCAATCCGTAAATAGCCGAAACGGAAGCCACAATGATGACGTCTTTTCTCATAATCAAAGCTGCTGTCGCTGCATTTCGTAATTTATCTATCTCTTCATTCACTGCGGAATCTTTTTCAATATAGGTGTCTGTTGTTTTGATATAGGCTTCCGGTTGATAGTAATCATAGTAGGACACAAAATATTCCACGGCATTATCAGGGAAAAAAGCCTTGTACTCTTGATATAATTGTGCCGCTAAGGTTTTATTGGGTGCAATGATTAAAGTAGGTCTCTGTAGTCTTTCAATCACATTGGCAATGGTAAATGTTTTCCCGGAACCTGTTACTCCCAGTAAAACCTGATCTCTGTTTTTTTTCTCCAAAGACTCCACCAATTTTTCAATGGCTATCGGTTGATCTCCTGTCGGTTGATATTTAGCATATAAATGAAACATTCCTTTCTCCCTCCTTATTGTTATTATTATAGCATATTTTCTTTTTTCCTGCTTATTTTTCCTCTTTTCCTTTTCTATCCAATCATTTAATAAAATTAAATAATCGTATATTGATACTTTAAAAATAAAAATATATTGACATAAATACAATTTAAGTATAAAATTAAACTAACAAAATTTTAAGGAGGTATTTTTGAATGAAAACAGTAGGAATTTTTTATGGAACAACCGGTGGAAAAACAAAAGAAGTTATTGACATCGTTGCAGCTAAATTGGGAGATGTAAAAGTAATTGATGTGGCAAATGGAATTGGAGAACTAAGTTCTTTTGATAATATTATTTTAGCTTCTCCTACCTATGGAATGGGAGATTTACAAGATGACTGGGCTGGATGTTATGATGAATTAACAGGAATGGATTTTTCTGGAAAAGTAGTGGCTCTAATCGGAGTTGGAGATGCAGCTATTTTTGGAGGAAACTATGTAGAATCAATGAAACATTTCTATGATGCGGTTTCTCCTAAAGGTGCAAAAATTGTAGGGGCTATGCCTACAGATGGATACAGCTTTGAAGCTTCTGAAGCAGTTATGGATGATAAATTCATGGGATTAGCCATTGACGCTGCTTTCGATGAAGGAGAAATGACGGAAAAAGTAGAAGAATGGTTGGCAAAAATTAAACCTGAATTTGTATAAAAATTAGGGAGGCTCATCAATGGAAATCTTTTATCACCACATCTATGAATACCAAAAAGGAGTACGAAATTTAATTTTACACTCCACTTTTCGAGAAAATCTGAATCTAGTTCGAAATAAATTAACGGCGGAAAATATTGCTTTTTTAATTTATCCTTTAGGAAAAGAAAAAATCAATATTTTTTTCGGAGATCCTGAATGCATTGCTGTCATTAAAAAAATTGGAAAAATTTCGTTAACGGATTATACTCCTGAAGAAGATTTCATTCTAGGAATTATGTTAGGGTATGATAGAAGAAAACAGTGTAGCCGATATTTACAAATGAAACAAGAACATAAAAAAGTCACAGTACATACAGCTTAAAAGAAAATACATAAATTTGTGTCATAAAAATAGGATGTCAATGGTGGCATCCTATTTTTTATACAACAATATCTTTCACTTCCATTTTCACATAAGAAATCAAATCCTTCACTGCGATCTCTATCTGTAAGCCTCGTATTCCGGCACTGACTAAAATTTTCTCCTTTTTCAAAGCGGAATGATGCAAAAAGCTTCGATGTTTTTTCTTAATTCCAATCGGAGAACATCCTCCTCTCATATAACCTGTCATCGGCAGTAATTGTTTCATTTCTATCATTTCTACTTTTTTGGACGAAGATACTTTCGCCAATTTTTTCAAATCAATCGTATCACTTCCCGGAATACAAGCGACTATCATTTCTTTTTTTTCATTGATTAAAACCAAAGTTTTAAAAACACGACTAATATCTTGCCCTGTTTTTAGGGCAACGTCAATAGCCCCTAAATGCTCCTCATCTACTTCATATTCATAGTATTGATAATCAATTCCTGCCTTATCCAATTCTCTCATTGCATTTGTTTTCTTCATACATCTTCCTCCAATCTCTATGAGAGGAAAAAAGGTATTTGTTATAAAAACAAATACCTCTCCTAACTCTTCTCTTTCCTTGTTTTTAGACTATTCTTTTACAACAGTCAAATTCACATCTGTTCCGTCCATTTCTAATATTCCTTCATCATTTTTG containing:
- the xseA gene encoding exodeoxyribonuclease VII large subunit; amino-acid sequence: MEYIYKVSDLTVKVKRYLEGNYEFKNMIVEGELSGVTYYKSGHLYFQLKDENSQVKCAAFSYQRRGIPNDLQEGEKVRIFADVGFYENRGEFQLLVKGIEKQNSLGTLYAELEALKKRMAEEGYFSLEHKRALQKYPKAIGVVTAITGAAIHDIVKTVRKRDPRISIYICSAKVQGIGAEQEIVAGIETLNQIPEIDFIIAGRGGGSIEDLWAFNKEEVAMAFYHSQKPIISAVGHEVDILLSDFTADVRAATPTQAVELSVPELSYYEKEIQSRYDRLQFMGKQYLLKRKQDLQKRRQEYVLQHFPKKIENYKRELLHREERLQKSMEAFLERKRQKYHLSLETVIHLNPMKVLQKGYAVLRKGGQRLRSLEEVSLHEEIEIQMMDGKITAEVKEKKYENTVE
- the uvrB gene encoding excinuclease ABC subunit UvrB encodes the protein MFHLYAKYQPTGDQPIAIEKLVESLEKKNRDQVLLGVTGSGKTFTIANVIERLQRPTLIIAPNKTLAAQLYQEYKAFFPDNAVEYFVSYYDYYQPEAYIKTTDTYIEKDSAVNEEIDKLRNAATAALIMRKDVIIVASVSAIYGLGSPEIYKKMTIPIDLKTGILRAKLIERLIALRYERNDINFIRGSFRVKGDVIDIYPSYLETGYRLEFWGDDLEAISEIHTLTGEKIKKNLERIVIYAATQYITEEENLERIISEIREDQTREVKEFQKVGKLLEAQRLQQRVDYDIEMIKEIGYCKGIENYARYLAGKLPGETPNTLLDYFPENFLLVLDESHVGVPQIRGMYNGDISRKTALVENGFRLKAALDNRPLQFEEFRERTGQTIYVSATPGDYEIKQAGSAIVEQLIRPTGILDPLIEVRSTKGQVDDLLEEIHKRMLKKQRVLVTTLTKKMAEELTEYYEELGVKVRYMHSDVDTLDRIEIIKALRKGEIDVLVGINLLREGLDIPEVSLVAILEADKEGFLRSRRSLIQTIGRAARNIEGKVILYGDVMTDSMTMAMEETERRRGIQENYNLLHGLEPESIVKEIAEEIIQLDYGISKEAFSQKSKKKFHSKEEIEKEIAKCHKKIVKLSKELDFEQAILVREEMKRLQEMLLSF
- a CDS encoding flavodoxin, with translation MKTVGIFYGTTGGKTKEVIDIVAAKLGDVKVIDVANGIGELSSFDNIILASPTYGMGDLQDDWAGCYDELTGMDFSGKVVALIGVGDAAIFGGNYVESMKHFYDAVSPKGAKIVGAMPTDGYSFEASEAVMDDKFMGLAIDAAFDEGEMTEKVEEWLAKIKPEFV
- a CDS encoding DUF2023 family protein, which produces MEIFYHHIYEYQKGVRNLILHSTFRENLNLVRNKLTAENIAFLIYPLGKEKINIFFGDPECIAVIKKIGKISLTDYTPEEDFILGIMLGYDRRKQCSRYLQMKQEHKKVTVHTA
- the ybaK gene encoding Cys-tRNA(Pro) deacylase, translating into MKKTNAMRELDKAGIDYQYYEYEVDEEHLGAIDVALKTGQDISRVFKTLVLINEKKEMIVACIPGSDTIDLKKLAKVSSSKKVEMIEMKQLLPMTGYMRGGCSPIGIKKKHRSFLHHSALKKEKILVSAGIRGLQIEIAVKDLISYVKMEVKDIVV